In one Phyllostomus discolor isolate MPI-MPIP mPhyDis1 chromosome 8, mPhyDis1.pri.v3, whole genome shotgun sequence genomic region, the following are encoded:
- the C8H17orf80 gene encoding uncharacterized protein C17orf80 homolog isoform X2: MEVCPYCKKPFKRLKSHLPYCKMIQPTTPADQNVCQSKQTTHPRAKKMKSPVKDLIKANRKELGTKSEKRNTQLIRDKPEQTVESFPLPAVGLEKASNTKAGKDIKNQIQLSLKMLNPEPKDLFKGETKAQFYASKTTISKRGLAKDLPKSQESRSNSSEIKASLPFGPMEPLSNQDKKYSSALPNDVQNTSADLNLDKIDSSRQKCLVKLLEMPTGDYHHSPMNLNDGGKRVRTLRSSNESTSKARDHLLEVCSDVRDSENEEEHVKSQRLGFKVSLLGKIQGKENPGKGLHLGVEALGSQGHAQKRVSATEMQDCSSMSSDSKNFSTDESATEKKFQDESSNLNLFSTRETTCDEFLPGSQSCNQSLASLAIKFLQKEKAEAFDCGQVPDVKTLTESEEQASVVPKSGIGPPASHPECWQSLPSPEHYASKSLITRQMNIVDRKTLPSSLGLEWFPELYPGYLGLGVLPGKPQYWKSMAQKPQLISPEGERLSQGWIKCSTSVKSGVGGVTMLFTGYFVLCCSWSFRHLKLPRWR, encoded by the coding sequence ATGGAAGTGTGTCCTTATTGTAAGAAGCCATTTAAACGATTAAAATCCCACCTGCCCTATTGTAAGATGATACAACCAACGACACCTGCTGACCAAAATGTTTGTCAGTCCAAGCAGACTACACATCCAcgtgccaaaaaaatgaaaagtccaGTCAAAGACTTAATTAAAGCTAACAGGAAAGAGTTGGGGACAAAGAGTGAGAAAAGAAATACTCAGTTGATAAGGGACAAACCAGAACAGACTGTTGAGTCCTTTCCACTACCAGCTGTTGGTTTGGAAAAAGCAAGTAATACAAAGGCAGGTAAAGACATTAAGAATCAAATTCAACTCTCCCTCAAAATGTTAAATCCTGAACCAAAGGATTTGTTCAAGGGAGAAACAAAGGCTCAGTTTTATGCGTCAAAGACCACTATTTCTAAAAGAGGACTTGCCAAAGATTTGCCTAAATCACAGGAAAGTAGAAGTAATTCTTCAGAAATTAAAGCATCTTTACCTTTTGGCCCAATGGAACCTTTGTCAAATCAAGATAAAAAATACTCTTCAGCCTTACCTAATGATGTACAAAACACTTCTGCTGATTTAAACTTGGACAAAATTGATTCCTCAAGACAGAAATGTCTAGTAAAATTACTAGAAATGCCTACTGGAGATTATCATCATTCTCCCATGAATCTCAATGATGGAGGTAAAAGAGTAAGAACATTACGTTCAAGCAATGAAAGCACTTCCAAAGCCAGGGACCACCTTTTGGAGGTCTGTTCTGATGTTAGAGACTCTGAGAATGAGGAAGAGCATGTGAAATCACAAAGGTTAGGTTTTAAAGTTAGCCTATTAGGTAAAATCCAAGGCAAGGAGAACCCAGGAAAAGGACTTCACCTTGGAGTAGAGGCACTTGGGAGCCAAGGACATGCACAGAAAAGAGTGTCTGCTACAGAGATGCAGGATTGCTCTTCCATGAGCAGTGACTCTAAGAACTTCAGTACAGATGAGTCAGCCACAGAGAAGAAGTTTCAAGATGAGAGTTCCAATTTAAATCTGTTCTCAACAAGAGAGACAACTTGCGATGAGTTTCTTCCTGGATCACAGTCATGCAATCAAAGTCTTGCCTCCCTGGCcataaaatttcttcaaaaagagaaagcagaagccTTTGATTGTGGTCAAGTCCCTGATGTAAAGACACTGACAGAGAGTGAGGAGCAAGCTTCCGTGGTGCCCAAATCTGGCATTGGGCCCCCTGCCTCACACCCTGAGTGCTGGCAGTCTTTACCTTCACCTGAGCATTATGCTTCTAAAAGCCTCATCACCAGGCAGATGAACATTGTTGACAGGAAGACCCTTCCTAGCTCCCTGGGGCTGGAGTGGTTTCCAGAGCTCTATCCTGGTTATCTTGGACTAGGGGTGTTGCCAGGGAAGCCTCAGTATTGGAAATCAATGGCCCAGAAGCCTCAGCTCATCAGTCCAGAGGGGGAAAGACTGTCACAAG